In Musa acuminata AAA Group cultivar baxijiao chromosome BXJ3-9, Cavendish_Baxijiao_AAA, whole genome shotgun sequence, a single genomic region encodes these proteins:
- the LOC135648872 gene encoding protein STRUBBELIG-RECEPTOR FAMILY 3-like isoform X1 yields MLFARVHRLNLRLFLWVGLMLILGLPYCCAYTNELDVSAINSFYAALGSPPLPGWVPSGGDPCMEGWQGVQCVDSNITGIVINGANLGGQLGDGLGIFSSITTIDLSNNNIGSGIPDNLPLTLQKFFLSANQFTGSIPSSLSKLTLLTDMSVNNNHLTGVLPDAFSSLTGLINLDLSVNNISGQLPPSMGSLSSLTTLHVQNNQFSGILDVLEDLPLKDLNIENNLFSGPVPEKLLNIPNFKKDGNPFNTSITPSSAPRQSPPQASPSGSPIPDTMHTNSSDGPSSQESPHKLSTVKIVGYVVVAVFLVIVIVLMVIFCLSKYQERKSKHDELFRSQVGRTEMGYKKPRSEEHFAETKNEVPEAAKKGHRERKEYVTDMAMTVVKDSEKEKEHIIDMNETADIVMPQPPVENVTVTPIVLRKNVVGQSPEMMNTTPTSVRSFSVGDLQQYTDNFSEENLIRDDRLGKAYLAKSSDGKLLEVMKLDNVNSRVPADDFLELVLAVSELRHPNILELVGYCAEFDQRLLVYRYFSQKTLHDILHVGDDLNTRLSWTARLEVALGAAKALEYLHENCQPSFVHQNFGPANLLLNDELAVCVTECGLSSLMSTNSVMQLSGRMRAMYNYEAPEVNESGKFTDRSDVYSFGVVMLELLTGRKPYDSARPHSEQHLVRWASSQLYDINALSKMVDPLISGSYPEKSLSCFADIISRCIQQEPEFRPPISEVVHDLIRMVNDVKHATNDDHV; encoded by the exons CTGCATGGAGGGCTGGCAAGGTGTCCAATGTGTTGACTCAAATATAACTGGAAT AGTTATAAATGGCGCAAATCTTGGAGGGCAACTGGGTGATGGATTAGGCATTTTTTCTTCAATAACGACAAT agatttgagtaacaacaataTTGGCAGTGGCATACCAGACAATCTGCCTCTTACGTTGCAGAAATT CTTTCTTTCAGCTAACCAGTTCACAGGAAGCATTCCAAGTTCTTTATCAAAGTTAACACTTCTGACTGACAT GTCAGTTAATAATAATCATTTGACTGGAGTTTTGCCAGATGCTTTTAGTTCTCTTACTGGACTAATAAATTT GGATCTTTCTGTCAACAACATAAGTGGCCAGTTGCCACCTTCAATGGGAAGCTTGTCATCTTTAACTACATT GCATGTGCAAAATAATCAGTTTTCTGGGATCCTTGATGTGTTGGAAGATCTTCCTCTCAAGGATTT GAACATAGAGAACAATCTGTTTTCTGGACCTGTCCCAGAGAAGTTGCTGAATATTCCAAATTTCAA AAAGGATGGAAACCCGTTTAATACCTCCATCACACCATCATCAGCGCCACGTCAATCTCCACCACAAGCTTCTCCTTCAGGGTCTCCTATACCTGATACCATGCATACAAACTCTTCAGATGGTCCATCCAGTCAAGAAAGTCCCCACAAACTGTCAACCGTAAAAATCGTTGGATATGTCGTTGTCGCTGTGTTTCTAGTTATTGTCATTGTATTGatggtaatattttgcttatcaaaaTACCAAGAGAGGAAATCAAAGCATGATGAATTGTTCAGAAGCCAGGTTGGAAGAACAGAAATGGGATACAAAAAGCCTAGAAGCGAAGAACATTTTGCAGAGACAAAAAACGAAGTTCCAGAAG CTGCAAAGAAGGGCCACAGAGAAAGAAAGGAATATGTAACTGATATGGCAATGACAG TTGTGAAGGACTCTGAAAAGGAGAAGGAACACataattgatatgaatgagacagcTGATATTGTTATGCCACAGCCCCCCGTGGAAAATGTTACTGTAACTCCGATTGTCCTCAGAAAAAATGTTGTGGGCCAGTCTCCAGAGATGATGAACACCACACCAACTTCTGTGAGATCCTTTTCTGTTGGAGATCTTCAACAATACACAGACAATTTTAGTGAAGAAAATCTGATCAGAGATGATAGATTGGGCAAAGCATACCTTGCAAAATCTTCTGATGGAAAG CTATTGGAAGTCATGAAGCTTGACAATGTGAACTCAAGAGTACCTGCTGATGACTTTCTGGAGCTAGTATTAGCTGTCTCTGAACTGAGGCATCCTAACATTCTTGAGCTTGTGGGGTATTGTGCGGAGTTTGACCAGCGTTTACTTGTATATAGATACTTCAGTCAGAAGACCTTACATGACATACTTCATGTTGGAGATGATCTCAACACTAGACTATCTTGGACTGCCCGCCTTGAAGTGGCCCTTGGAGCAGCAAAAGCCTTAGA GTATCTGCATGAGAATTGTCAACCATCATTTGTGCATCAGAATTTTGGACCTGCCAATCTTCTCCTTAATGATGAGCTTGCTGTATGTGTTACTGAATGTGGCTTGTCTTCTCTAATGTCAACCAACTCTGTTATGCAG TTGTCAGGCCGAATGCGTGCAATGTACAATTATGAAGCCCCTGAAGTAAATGAATCTGGGAAATTTACTGATAGAAGTGACGTTTACAGCTTTGGGGTTGTCATGCTAGAACTTCTTACCGGACGGAAACCTTATGACAG TGCCCGCCCTCATTCTGAACAACATCTTGTCAGATGGGCTAGTTCTCAGCTATATGATATCAATGCTTTATCAAAAATGGTGGATCCTTTAATATCTGGAAGTTATCCTGAGAAATCATTATCCTGCTTTGCTGATATTATAAGCCGTTGCATTCAG CAAGAGCCAGAATTTAGGCCACCAATCTCTGAGGTTGTTCACGACCTCATTCGCATGGTAAACGATGTGAAACATGCAACAAATGATGACCATGTCTAA
- the LOC135648872 gene encoding protein STRUBBELIG-RECEPTOR FAMILY 3-like isoform X3 yields the protein MLFARVHRLNLRLFLWVGLMLILGLPYCCAYTNELDVSAINSFYAALGSPPLPGWVPSGGDPCMEGWQGVQCVDSNITGIVINGANLGGQLGDGLGIFSSITTMSVNNNHLTGVLPDAFSSLTGLINLDLSVNNISGQLPPSMGSLSSLTTLHVQNNQFSGILDVLEDLPLKDLNIENNLFSGPVPEKLLNIPNFKKDGNPFNTSITPSSAPRQSPPQASPSGSPIPDTMHTNSSDGPSSQESPHKLSTVKIVGYVVVAVFLVIVIVLMVIFCLSKYQERKSKHDELFRSQVGRTEMGYKKPRSEEHFAETKNEVPEAAKKGHRERKEYVTDMAMTVVKDSEKEKEHIIDMNETADIVMPQPPVENVTVTPIVLRKNVVGQSPEMMNTTPTSVRSFSVGDLQQYTDNFSEENLIRDDRLGKAYLAKSSDGKLLEVMKLDNVNSRVPADDFLELVLAVSELRHPNILELVGYCAEFDQRLLVYRYFSQKTLHDILHVGDDLNTRLSWTARLEVALGAAKALEYLHENCQPSFVHQNFGPANLLLNDELAVCVTECGLSSLMSTNSVMQLSGRMRAMYNYEAPEVNESGKFTDRSDVYSFGVVMLELLTGRKPYDSARPHSEQHLVRWASSQLYDINALSKMVDPLISGSYPEKSLSCFADIISRCIQQEPEFRPPISEVVHDLIRMVNDVKHATNDDHV from the exons CTGCATGGAGGGCTGGCAAGGTGTCCAATGTGTTGACTCAAATATAACTGGAAT AGTTATAAATGGCGCAAATCTTGGAGGGCAACTGGGTGATGGATTAGGCATTTTTTCTTCAATAACGACAAT GTCAGTTAATAATAATCATTTGACTGGAGTTTTGCCAGATGCTTTTAGTTCTCTTACTGGACTAATAAATTT GGATCTTTCTGTCAACAACATAAGTGGCCAGTTGCCACCTTCAATGGGAAGCTTGTCATCTTTAACTACATT GCATGTGCAAAATAATCAGTTTTCTGGGATCCTTGATGTGTTGGAAGATCTTCCTCTCAAGGATTT GAACATAGAGAACAATCTGTTTTCTGGACCTGTCCCAGAGAAGTTGCTGAATATTCCAAATTTCAA AAAGGATGGAAACCCGTTTAATACCTCCATCACACCATCATCAGCGCCACGTCAATCTCCACCACAAGCTTCTCCTTCAGGGTCTCCTATACCTGATACCATGCATACAAACTCTTCAGATGGTCCATCCAGTCAAGAAAGTCCCCACAAACTGTCAACCGTAAAAATCGTTGGATATGTCGTTGTCGCTGTGTTTCTAGTTATTGTCATTGTATTGatggtaatattttgcttatcaaaaTACCAAGAGAGGAAATCAAAGCATGATGAATTGTTCAGAAGCCAGGTTGGAAGAACAGAAATGGGATACAAAAAGCCTAGAAGCGAAGAACATTTTGCAGAGACAAAAAACGAAGTTCCAGAAG CTGCAAAGAAGGGCCACAGAGAAAGAAAGGAATATGTAACTGATATGGCAATGACAG TTGTGAAGGACTCTGAAAAGGAGAAGGAACACataattgatatgaatgagacagcTGATATTGTTATGCCACAGCCCCCCGTGGAAAATGTTACTGTAACTCCGATTGTCCTCAGAAAAAATGTTGTGGGCCAGTCTCCAGAGATGATGAACACCACACCAACTTCTGTGAGATCCTTTTCTGTTGGAGATCTTCAACAATACACAGACAATTTTAGTGAAGAAAATCTGATCAGAGATGATAGATTGGGCAAAGCATACCTTGCAAAATCTTCTGATGGAAAG CTATTGGAAGTCATGAAGCTTGACAATGTGAACTCAAGAGTACCTGCTGATGACTTTCTGGAGCTAGTATTAGCTGTCTCTGAACTGAGGCATCCTAACATTCTTGAGCTTGTGGGGTATTGTGCGGAGTTTGACCAGCGTTTACTTGTATATAGATACTTCAGTCAGAAGACCTTACATGACATACTTCATGTTGGAGATGATCTCAACACTAGACTATCTTGGACTGCCCGCCTTGAAGTGGCCCTTGGAGCAGCAAAAGCCTTAGA GTATCTGCATGAGAATTGTCAACCATCATTTGTGCATCAGAATTTTGGACCTGCCAATCTTCTCCTTAATGATGAGCTTGCTGTATGTGTTACTGAATGTGGCTTGTCTTCTCTAATGTCAACCAACTCTGTTATGCAG TTGTCAGGCCGAATGCGTGCAATGTACAATTATGAAGCCCCTGAAGTAAATGAATCTGGGAAATTTACTGATAGAAGTGACGTTTACAGCTTTGGGGTTGTCATGCTAGAACTTCTTACCGGACGGAAACCTTATGACAG TGCCCGCCCTCATTCTGAACAACATCTTGTCAGATGGGCTAGTTCTCAGCTATATGATATCAATGCTTTATCAAAAATGGTGGATCCTTTAATATCTGGAAGTTATCCTGAGAAATCATTATCCTGCTTTGCTGATATTATAAGCCGTTGCATTCAG CAAGAGCCAGAATTTAGGCCACCAATCTCTGAGGTTGTTCACGACCTCATTCGCATGGTAAACGATGTGAAACATGCAACAAATGATGACCATGTCTAA
- the LOC135648872 gene encoding protein STRUBBELIG-RECEPTOR FAMILY 3-like isoform X2, with product MLFARVHRLNLRLFLWVGLMLILGLPYCCAYTNELDVSAINSFYAALGSPPLPGWVPSGGDPCMEGWQGVQCVDSNITGIVINGANLGGQLGDGLGIFSSITTIDLSNNNIGSGIPDNLPLTLQKFFLSANQFTGSIPSSLSKLTLLTDMSVNNNHLTGVLPDAFSSLTGLINLDLSVNNISGQLPPSMGSLSSLTTLHVQNNQFSGILDVLEDLPLKDLNIENNLFSGPVPEKLLNIPNFKKDGNPFNTSITPSSAPRQSPPQASPSGSPIPDTMHTNSSDGPSSQESPHKLSTVKIVGYVVVAVFLVIVIVLMVIFCLSKYQERKSKHDELFRSQVGRTEMGYKKPRSEEHFAETKNEVPEVVKDSEKEKEHIIDMNETADIVMPQPPVENVTVTPIVLRKNVVGQSPEMMNTTPTSVRSFSVGDLQQYTDNFSEENLIRDDRLGKAYLAKSSDGKLLEVMKLDNVNSRVPADDFLELVLAVSELRHPNILELVGYCAEFDQRLLVYRYFSQKTLHDILHVGDDLNTRLSWTARLEVALGAAKALEYLHENCQPSFVHQNFGPANLLLNDELAVCVTECGLSSLMSTNSVMQLSGRMRAMYNYEAPEVNESGKFTDRSDVYSFGVVMLELLTGRKPYDSARPHSEQHLVRWASSQLYDINALSKMVDPLISGSYPEKSLSCFADIISRCIQQEPEFRPPISEVVHDLIRMVNDVKHATNDDHV from the exons CTGCATGGAGGGCTGGCAAGGTGTCCAATGTGTTGACTCAAATATAACTGGAAT AGTTATAAATGGCGCAAATCTTGGAGGGCAACTGGGTGATGGATTAGGCATTTTTTCTTCAATAACGACAAT agatttgagtaacaacaataTTGGCAGTGGCATACCAGACAATCTGCCTCTTACGTTGCAGAAATT CTTTCTTTCAGCTAACCAGTTCACAGGAAGCATTCCAAGTTCTTTATCAAAGTTAACACTTCTGACTGACAT GTCAGTTAATAATAATCATTTGACTGGAGTTTTGCCAGATGCTTTTAGTTCTCTTACTGGACTAATAAATTT GGATCTTTCTGTCAACAACATAAGTGGCCAGTTGCCACCTTCAATGGGAAGCTTGTCATCTTTAACTACATT GCATGTGCAAAATAATCAGTTTTCTGGGATCCTTGATGTGTTGGAAGATCTTCCTCTCAAGGATTT GAACATAGAGAACAATCTGTTTTCTGGACCTGTCCCAGAGAAGTTGCTGAATATTCCAAATTTCAA AAAGGATGGAAACCCGTTTAATACCTCCATCACACCATCATCAGCGCCACGTCAATCTCCACCACAAGCTTCTCCTTCAGGGTCTCCTATACCTGATACCATGCATACAAACTCTTCAGATGGTCCATCCAGTCAAGAAAGTCCCCACAAACTGTCAACCGTAAAAATCGTTGGATATGTCGTTGTCGCTGTGTTTCTAGTTATTGTCATTGTATTGatggtaatattttgcttatcaaaaTACCAAGAGAGGAAATCAAAGCATGATGAATTGTTCAGAAGCCAGGTTGGAAGAACAGAAATGGGATACAAAAAGCCTAGAAGCGAAGAACATTTTGCAGAGACAAAAAACGAAGTTCCAGAAG TTGTGAAGGACTCTGAAAAGGAGAAGGAACACataattgatatgaatgagacagcTGATATTGTTATGCCACAGCCCCCCGTGGAAAATGTTACTGTAACTCCGATTGTCCTCAGAAAAAATGTTGTGGGCCAGTCTCCAGAGATGATGAACACCACACCAACTTCTGTGAGATCCTTTTCTGTTGGAGATCTTCAACAATACACAGACAATTTTAGTGAAGAAAATCTGATCAGAGATGATAGATTGGGCAAAGCATACCTTGCAAAATCTTCTGATGGAAAG CTATTGGAAGTCATGAAGCTTGACAATGTGAACTCAAGAGTACCTGCTGATGACTTTCTGGAGCTAGTATTAGCTGTCTCTGAACTGAGGCATCCTAACATTCTTGAGCTTGTGGGGTATTGTGCGGAGTTTGACCAGCGTTTACTTGTATATAGATACTTCAGTCAGAAGACCTTACATGACATACTTCATGTTGGAGATGATCTCAACACTAGACTATCTTGGACTGCCCGCCTTGAAGTGGCCCTTGGAGCAGCAAAAGCCTTAGA GTATCTGCATGAGAATTGTCAACCATCATTTGTGCATCAGAATTTTGGACCTGCCAATCTTCTCCTTAATGATGAGCTTGCTGTATGTGTTACTGAATGTGGCTTGTCTTCTCTAATGTCAACCAACTCTGTTATGCAG TTGTCAGGCCGAATGCGTGCAATGTACAATTATGAAGCCCCTGAAGTAAATGAATCTGGGAAATTTACTGATAGAAGTGACGTTTACAGCTTTGGGGTTGTCATGCTAGAACTTCTTACCGGACGGAAACCTTATGACAG TGCCCGCCCTCATTCTGAACAACATCTTGTCAGATGGGCTAGTTCTCAGCTATATGATATCAATGCTTTATCAAAAATGGTGGATCCTTTAATATCTGGAAGTTATCCTGAGAAATCATTATCCTGCTTTGCTGATATTATAAGCCGTTGCATTCAG CAAGAGCCAGAATTTAGGCCACCAATCTCTGAGGTTGTTCACGACCTCATTCGCATGGTAAACGATGTGAAACATGCAACAAATGATGACCATGTCTAA
- the LOC135648872 gene encoding protein STRUBBELIG-RECEPTOR FAMILY 3-like isoform X4 yields the protein MEGWQGVQCVDSNITGIVINGANLGGQLGDGLGIFSSITTIDLSNNNIGSGIPDNLPLTLQKFFLSANQFTGSIPSSLSKLTLLTDMSVNNNHLTGVLPDAFSSLTGLINLDLSVNNISGQLPPSMGSLSSLTTLHVQNNQFSGILDVLEDLPLKDLNIENNLFSGPVPEKLLNIPNFKKDGNPFNTSITPSSAPRQSPPQASPSGSPIPDTMHTNSSDGPSSQESPHKLSTVKIVGYVVVAVFLVIVIVLMVIFCLSKYQERKSKHDELFRSQVGRTEMGYKKPRSEEHFAETKNEVPEAAKKGHRERKEYVTDMAMTVVKDSEKEKEHIIDMNETADIVMPQPPVENVTVTPIVLRKNVVGQSPEMMNTTPTSVRSFSVGDLQQYTDNFSEENLIRDDRLGKAYLAKSSDGKLLEVMKLDNVNSRVPADDFLELVLAVSELRHPNILELVGYCAEFDQRLLVYRYFSQKTLHDILHVGDDLNTRLSWTARLEVALGAAKALEYLHENCQPSFVHQNFGPANLLLNDELAVCVTECGLSSLMSTNSVMQLSGRMRAMYNYEAPEVNESGKFTDRSDVYSFGVVMLELLTGRKPYDSARPHSEQHLVRWASSQLYDINALSKMVDPLISGSYPEKSLSCFADIISRCIQQEPEFRPPISEVVHDLIRMVNDVKHATNDDHV from the exons ATGGAGGGCTGGCAAGGTGTCCAATGTGTTGACTCAAATATAACTGGAAT AGTTATAAATGGCGCAAATCTTGGAGGGCAACTGGGTGATGGATTAGGCATTTTTTCTTCAATAACGACAAT agatttgagtaacaacaataTTGGCAGTGGCATACCAGACAATCTGCCTCTTACGTTGCAGAAATT CTTTCTTTCAGCTAACCAGTTCACAGGAAGCATTCCAAGTTCTTTATCAAAGTTAACACTTCTGACTGACAT GTCAGTTAATAATAATCATTTGACTGGAGTTTTGCCAGATGCTTTTAGTTCTCTTACTGGACTAATAAATTT GGATCTTTCTGTCAACAACATAAGTGGCCAGTTGCCACCTTCAATGGGAAGCTTGTCATCTTTAACTACATT GCATGTGCAAAATAATCAGTTTTCTGGGATCCTTGATGTGTTGGAAGATCTTCCTCTCAAGGATTT GAACATAGAGAACAATCTGTTTTCTGGACCTGTCCCAGAGAAGTTGCTGAATATTCCAAATTTCAA AAAGGATGGAAACCCGTTTAATACCTCCATCACACCATCATCAGCGCCACGTCAATCTCCACCACAAGCTTCTCCTTCAGGGTCTCCTATACCTGATACCATGCATACAAACTCTTCAGATGGTCCATCCAGTCAAGAAAGTCCCCACAAACTGTCAACCGTAAAAATCGTTGGATATGTCGTTGTCGCTGTGTTTCTAGTTATTGTCATTGTATTGatggtaatattttgcttatcaaaaTACCAAGAGAGGAAATCAAAGCATGATGAATTGTTCAGAAGCCAGGTTGGAAGAACAGAAATGGGATACAAAAAGCCTAGAAGCGAAGAACATTTTGCAGAGACAAAAAACGAAGTTCCAGAAG CTGCAAAGAAGGGCCACAGAGAAAGAAAGGAATATGTAACTGATATGGCAATGACAG TTGTGAAGGACTCTGAAAAGGAGAAGGAACACataattgatatgaatgagacagcTGATATTGTTATGCCACAGCCCCCCGTGGAAAATGTTACTGTAACTCCGATTGTCCTCAGAAAAAATGTTGTGGGCCAGTCTCCAGAGATGATGAACACCACACCAACTTCTGTGAGATCCTTTTCTGTTGGAGATCTTCAACAATACACAGACAATTTTAGTGAAGAAAATCTGATCAGAGATGATAGATTGGGCAAAGCATACCTTGCAAAATCTTCTGATGGAAAG CTATTGGAAGTCATGAAGCTTGACAATGTGAACTCAAGAGTACCTGCTGATGACTTTCTGGAGCTAGTATTAGCTGTCTCTGAACTGAGGCATCCTAACATTCTTGAGCTTGTGGGGTATTGTGCGGAGTTTGACCAGCGTTTACTTGTATATAGATACTTCAGTCAGAAGACCTTACATGACATACTTCATGTTGGAGATGATCTCAACACTAGACTATCTTGGACTGCCCGCCTTGAAGTGGCCCTTGGAGCAGCAAAAGCCTTAGA GTATCTGCATGAGAATTGTCAACCATCATTTGTGCATCAGAATTTTGGACCTGCCAATCTTCTCCTTAATGATGAGCTTGCTGTATGTGTTACTGAATGTGGCTTGTCTTCTCTAATGTCAACCAACTCTGTTATGCAG TTGTCAGGCCGAATGCGTGCAATGTACAATTATGAAGCCCCTGAAGTAAATGAATCTGGGAAATTTACTGATAGAAGTGACGTTTACAGCTTTGGGGTTGTCATGCTAGAACTTCTTACCGGACGGAAACCTTATGACAG TGCCCGCCCTCATTCTGAACAACATCTTGTCAGATGGGCTAGTTCTCAGCTATATGATATCAATGCTTTATCAAAAATGGTGGATCCTTTAATATCTGGAAGTTATCCTGAGAAATCATTATCCTGCTTTGCTGATATTATAAGCCGTTGCATTCAG CAAGAGCCAGAATTTAGGCCACCAATCTCTGAGGTTGTTCACGACCTCATTCGCATGGTAAACGATGTGAAACATGCAACAAATGATGACCATGTCTAA
- the LOC135648872 gene encoding protein STRUBBELIG-RECEPTOR FAMILY 3-like isoform X5, translating into MLFARVHRLNLRLFLWVGLMLILGLPYCCAYTNELDVSAINSFYAALGSPPLPGWVPSGGDPCMEGWQGVQCVDSNITGIVINGANLGGQLGDGLGIFSSITTIDLSNNNIGSGIPDNLPLTLQKFFLSANQFTGSIPSSLSKLTLLTDMSVNNNHLTGVLPDAFSSLTGLINLDLSVNNISGQLPPSMGSLSSLTTLHVQNNQFSGILDVLEDLPLKDLNIENNLFSGPVPEKLLNIPNFKKDGNPFNTSITPSSAPRQSPPQASPSGSPIPDTMHTNSSDGPSSQESPHKLSTVKIVGYVVVAVFLVIVIVLMVIFCLSKYQERKSKHDELFRSQVGRTEMGYKKPRSEEHFAETKNEVPEAAKKGHRERKEYVTDMAMTVVKDSEKEKEHIIDMNETADIVMPQPPVENVTVTPIVLRKNVVGQSPEMMNTTPTSVRSFSVGDLQQYTDNFSEENLIRDDRLGKAYLAKSSDGKLLEVMKLDNVNSRVPADDFLELVLAVSELRHPNILELVGYCAEFDQRLLVYRYFSQKTLHDILHVGDDLNTRLSWTARLEVALGAAKALEYLHENCQPSFVHQNFGPANLLLNDELAVCVTECGLSSLMSTNSVMQD; encoded by the exons CTGCATGGAGGGCTGGCAAGGTGTCCAATGTGTTGACTCAAATATAACTGGAAT AGTTATAAATGGCGCAAATCTTGGAGGGCAACTGGGTGATGGATTAGGCATTTTTTCTTCAATAACGACAAT agatttgagtaacaacaataTTGGCAGTGGCATACCAGACAATCTGCCTCTTACGTTGCAGAAATT CTTTCTTTCAGCTAACCAGTTCACAGGAAGCATTCCAAGTTCTTTATCAAAGTTAACACTTCTGACTGACAT GTCAGTTAATAATAATCATTTGACTGGAGTTTTGCCAGATGCTTTTAGTTCTCTTACTGGACTAATAAATTT GGATCTTTCTGTCAACAACATAAGTGGCCAGTTGCCACCTTCAATGGGAAGCTTGTCATCTTTAACTACATT GCATGTGCAAAATAATCAGTTTTCTGGGATCCTTGATGTGTTGGAAGATCTTCCTCTCAAGGATTT GAACATAGAGAACAATCTGTTTTCTGGACCTGTCCCAGAGAAGTTGCTGAATATTCCAAATTTCAA AAAGGATGGAAACCCGTTTAATACCTCCATCACACCATCATCAGCGCCACGTCAATCTCCACCACAAGCTTCTCCTTCAGGGTCTCCTATACCTGATACCATGCATACAAACTCTTCAGATGGTCCATCCAGTCAAGAAAGTCCCCACAAACTGTCAACCGTAAAAATCGTTGGATATGTCGTTGTCGCTGTGTTTCTAGTTATTGTCATTGTATTGatggtaatattttgcttatcaaaaTACCAAGAGAGGAAATCAAAGCATGATGAATTGTTCAGAAGCCAGGTTGGAAGAACAGAAATGGGATACAAAAAGCCTAGAAGCGAAGAACATTTTGCAGAGACAAAAAACGAAGTTCCAGAAG CTGCAAAGAAGGGCCACAGAGAAAGAAAGGAATATGTAACTGATATGGCAATGACAG TTGTGAAGGACTCTGAAAAGGAGAAGGAACACataattgatatgaatgagacagcTGATATTGTTATGCCACAGCCCCCCGTGGAAAATGTTACTGTAACTCCGATTGTCCTCAGAAAAAATGTTGTGGGCCAGTCTCCAGAGATGATGAACACCACACCAACTTCTGTGAGATCCTTTTCTGTTGGAGATCTTCAACAATACACAGACAATTTTAGTGAAGAAAATCTGATCAGAGATGATAGATTGGGCAAAGCATACCTTGCAAAATCTTCTGATGGAAAG CTATTGGAAGTCATGAAGCTTGACAATGTGAACTCAAGAGTACCTGCTGATGACTTTCTGGAGCTAGTATTAGCTGTCTCTGAACTGAGGCATCCTAACATTCTTGAGCTTGTGGGGTATTGTGCGGAGTTTGACCAGCGTTTACTTGTATATAGATACTTCAGTCAGAAGACCTTACATGACATACTTCATGTTGGAGATGATCTCAACACTAGACTATCTTGGACTGCCCGCCTTGAAGTGGCCCTTGGAGCAGCAAAAGCCTTAGA GTATCTGCATGAGAATTGTCAACCATCATTTGTGCATCAGAATTTTGGACCTGCCAATCTTCTCCTTAATGATGAGCTTGCTGTATGTGTTACTGAATGTGGCTTGTCTTCTCTAATGTCAACCAACTCTGTTATGCAG GACTAA